Within the Salvelinus sp. IW2-2015 linkage group LG19, ASM291031v2, whole genome shotgun sequence genome, the region TGTCACTAATTGAAACCAAAGTCGCAAGAAAACATCACTcacaatttgtaaaaaaaaataaaaaagtaaaaaatgcaACATATTTACACTGTGTATGAACGCTGTCTCATGTCATACTGAATTGGTTATGTTGCCTATTTGTCTATTTTTCAGATGAGTCTTCTAGGTTAGAGCAGGAACCCAATGAAGTCTTTTTGCTCATGGATGGCCATGTAAGAGAAACGTACAATTTAAGACAGGTCTTgctattttctccttctctccctgactACTTATTTTCTCTCCCTATGTGTTTTCTCTGTAGGGGCTGCAAGATGAATATGTACAGTCTTTTGATTGTCCACCAACTCCCACTTCTGGTTTTCTGGGAGTTCTTAGATATAAGAGGGAGTCCCAGGACCAAGCACCAAACCCAAGGAACATCCTCCCAGAGGTACAACACCTTACCCATCTGTCCACTACCACACCATAGTCTCCGTAATCTCTTCATAGTCTACTTTATTAGTTCCATGTGTCAGCCAGATACTAATGATCAGAATATGAGAGGTCACAAAGTATCGCCCCTCAAACCCGGCTCTTCTATCTCGGAAGATGTTTTCCACTCAGGGATACAACTGGCATTGTGATGTTATGAATATAATGTGCAACCCATATGCAGTATGTCATAGAAATTGTGAATAGCACAACTGAGACATTTTTGGAGACGGTGTATAACTCTGTATTATTGTAAGTGATCCATTGTGTGATCATCTTTGATCACACGCCCCTGTTGTCCTGCTCCAGCCTCTCAGGGACTCTCCAGTGATGTGTGAGTACTGTGGAGAGAAAGCAAGGCCTCCACTTGGCCCAACATTTGCAGAGGACCCTGAGGTAAGGCTGAATGTCATGGATGGTAAAATGAAACGCCCTGCAACAAGCATCACCTAAATAGGGGATTTGGAATATTAGAGTGTGGAACAAAGCATGACACATGATTTTTATGATATGCCCCTCCCCACACTCCATTTGCCCCTCCCCACACTctgtatgcatgcacacacataccctaccctactctatttctctctttcattatctgtctcacacacatgccctcacacacacacacagatcttctGCTGTGCCCAGTACCAGCAGCTGTGTGACATGCTGGCCCATGAAAGGTGGCTTGCCCTGCAGAGACCTGATCAGGAGGATGACGCAACACTCCCACCTAACAATCAGCcaaccagagaggaggaggagctgcaggCCCAGGCCCGGGACAGAGAGGAGCACAGGTATGAGGGGTCATGGATGAAAGGTCAAAATAAGGGACAAATGTGCGTCTGATTCTCTGTCTAGGAAACGGGTGCCACTAAGGCAGCTTGCTGCCTGAACATGATTGGATCATTGGTTTTCCTTACTAATGGATAATCTGCCATTAGTTTCTTAGTGTCTGACTCTCTATTGTTCTCCACACGTTGGGATTGGGAAGAATAGTCTGCAATACCATAAGCATAATCAggtgtgcttgattgagcttgccttgtGTGCCGGATGGGTGGAGTTTGAATTTAGGACTGAAATCCAGCACATCACGAGCAaactccacctcttcctcctcagaaAGCAGGAGCAAGAGCGAGAGCGACTCTACCAGGACACACAGTCAACCCTCCGATCTGCAGATACCTGTGAGTACGCAACAGTTTAGAAACACACATTTAAATATGAGTCTGTTTTCTGTGGAAATGGTCAATTAATTGCTTTAAGTTCATTCAGGATGTtcatttttataaatatatatattttaaaagccATACATTTCCATTAACTTTAAACTGATGGAGTTTTAATGTCATTGACCTGCTGTCCTGTTTCATAGACACCCCCTTCTCTAGGACCATCAGCTACCAGCTGTCCACCTGTACAGCCAAAGAGGGACAGTGGACTGTTACACAACATCCTGGGATTGAGGAGGACctggaaaaagaaaatggagaccCCCTTTATGACCATGAGTCATTTGAGTTTGGCATTTCTCCGCATCAGGTACAAATTACTTTTAACCTTTATTGCATTTACTTTGAATATAACAACATGGTGGATGAGGCAGCAAGACAAGTGCGGAGATTCTAGTGTACAGGTTTGCATGAGGACAGTGTCATCATGTGGTCACCAGGAGAGGTGCTTGGGTAAAATCCTtgaggaagccaagccaagccagtaaataagccatattacaacctctgttgtgataattgtgtttgctctataacccttTCGTTCATACGCTACAGCGATATACAATAAggccgtgacaacaaaaagacaagtcACACAGCGGCGTAATAAATTAAACTACACATGTTTGTTtaatcacaaaaccagagagcaacatctgtccggtgaagtccacaaagcaaattaTACATATGTTAGAagttcacctaggggtcatgattggggctgtacaaatgtttgatgtattagaataattgattatgcttatgttgtattaatagaaggggaggggttataagaccccttcctccttacatttatagggtcctagactacagattaacaatatatatattcattataaaggtttagaattgttccacagttgttttatagttctctctctctctctctcttataaggAGACccctctgagaaatgtgtgactgagacagaactctgcaggggagtgaaggagataagactagtcagacattccacaataaatcaactttggggagtggacatttactgctaagctgttagataacactaaaagccttgtttatatagctttgtaggcatggttttggtctcaggagtaaaaggtaatgacgtaggcagtgacatcactagggCTGGACTTCGGGTTTGATAAAATAACATGGGACCTTTTCTTTGATGCAGAATTTACGctgaaacatgcgtgctatgttcctgattgtcaacttcagtctgcaattgcattaaaggtttttgaatgatttaattaaagatattgtcataatgctaatttcaccaatgaaccaatgattgacaaggaaacAGGAACGAACCCTAACACATACAAACAGTTATCACCTgaagcatggtcaagcaagttaatgttggacagtttactaaacaactactgatttacaACTACAGGGTtaccgcaagtcagcacaaagacagacactgcctccgctattcagcaccatttcaacttaaacatttaaacaccatcaaatcaacaaggctatatatggTTTGTTTAATAATACTTAAAAGTAAAAAGAATTAAGatgccaaaaacaatttagtccaatcaatgtttcTAAATATCATCTGGCTGTCCACTGTactgatttctctgtgtgtgtgcacgctcgcgcaagtaaaacaaaacatgttgactcaccctactcgTAGACTAGTTGAATGCCAATACCCTGATCCTCCTCTTTTTCATGTTGTCAAAacggtctatggctctgtcatacagtacacgttTAGTTATTGTTGttataggctacctagctaaaatgcttgcgaGACTGACTGCCttgcatgggcaacaatgaaccactaagttagctaggtagctagttaacgtgagcctactaggctacatattAAGCTTCAATAGTCTCAGTCTAGTGGCACAACATAttcatttatggttagatcagagtCACCGTCAAAATYGGAGTACACAGAWttaagtaaaaccacaagtccaaatccccatctccatccatggcttaggatCAACACTAGCAGACCAGAAACTGACACGTTTTTCTGAAAATTAAGTGATTAAGAgatttgattggtctgaagccaaatccaaactggcctcccttgcGAGCGTTTTGTTACACCAGGACAGCCCACAGTTGAGCTCATCTCAATGCTTATTGgctaattttttaattttttaatttatcaagggaggccaaatgcttgttggcatcaatcaatcaaatggtaCGGTGGCAACATGTTACACTCTTtaggtccagacagcatcagatacatggttacCCATACTAAGACAGTGGGGGCGCTGTTTCCTTCGCACTGATGATTTCtctgagattcagccacttgcgaattgactGAAAATTATGATCAATTATGGTCAAATATTTTGAGGAAGCCTTGCTTCCCTTGGCATCAATKAATACACGCCACTGATGGTCACACCTGAAAATACTTATGAATACAGGTTATGTTAACTGATCAATGCGTTTTGTATATGGATTGCGTTGGCAGGATGGGGCACAATTTCTGGAGAAGTATTATGCCTGTGGGAGCAAGTTTCTCACAGTCTTCCCAGATGGTTCTGCCCAGGTGTTGTATCCTTTCACAACATAAGTTAACTCATTGTTGGAGATTTTAACTCTATGATCATGTAATTTTGTATCGTCCATCCTTATCATAATGCCAAACAGCTATCCCTCTGGGTTCTTGGCCCTGGTCATAATCTCTGATGGAAGAGAAAGGGTATGCATTGTACACGATGACCACTCCCTTGGGCAGCCAATCAGGGCCCTATTCCAATCTGATGGCAGGGCCACATGTTACCATGGCAACGGTAATGTCTGGTAAGACGGACACTCTTTGTGATTAGTAATTTGTAATAGAAAATGTGTACTTATTCAGGAAAATGTCTTGTCCGTAACGTCAGTATCTGTCCCAGGTTGAGCTTGGACGCGTCAGGAGGTCAGTGTCTGAATGATGCGGGGGCCAGGATCAGAAGGTGGAGTTGGAGAGGCCACAGCCAGACGCCCACCCCCCTGCGGCCGGTCTTCCTGTCTTTAAACCACAGCCTGGGGGTGAGGGTCCTGGGACAGGAACACATGTTTGTGTCCTTCCTTTCTGCTGGCCAACAGGCCAAGTTCAGTGTGGGGGCCTGTTTGCAGGTAAGCATAGGCCAACTCACACTGACAAATGTACTCATTCATATACACCTGTCCACACCAACACATATCCTCTTAGATGTATTTGGGGGACTTTGAGCGGTTCTGGACTGGTTCTGACTGACTTTTTTGTGTACAAAGTGCTCTGTGAACGTTGTAGGGTCCCGTGTCTTATAGTGCAAGAAAGCCccacctctctgctctcctctccacgGGGCTGACTTGAAATGTCAGGTTTCAGGCCCGACATTTGCATAGGCAGTGATgtgtcacattttctggcctatcgAGACAAAGGAACGATTTCCTGTGTCTGTGAAACTCACAAATGGGCTTGCAGTAGAGTGTATGAAACTGTGGAATATAGTGGATGCAACAATACTAGTTTCATCTCGCTGTGATATTTTCAGCCAGATTTAGCTCTCAACACGAAAAAATATGTAATAATTTATTAGAATTGAACTAAGATCACTTTCTCTTAGTCACGGATGGAGGAAATCACTGAGTCcttaaagctgaagttgtaaTGAGTCAACAAACATTTGAATGGTGTCTCTGCATCGCTCAGTGGACATTTAGGAGAAACTGATCTTTTGGCAGTTATGTCAAAGATAGAACAAACAGCCAGATTTTTCACTGATTATAAAAgtctgaagcatccggttggaatttccactcaccaccaaatatggtgatgagaggaaacccagtggccggcagtgggagaagatggagcgagatggattttgtcCAACATTATGCAAGTGTTATCGTTGATGAAAATTTTGATCTCAATTCAGTTTCTGTTccaaaaactagaatctgttGGTAAAGTCTGCAAAACTGTTACTCTTTGCCAAAGTTTCAAAAAGATTGTGTtaaggagtgcaagggcgaattgcGTTATTGCACAAgcgcacttcagagtaggcgttctCTAATGGAAATATGYAAATACATGCTAGAATGCGCCAATGGGATCTCTCTAGatcatgcttggctctgcccaacTCCTATAATTAATTTGCTCCCACTGTGGtttatcttgggttagttataaaatgtatttggttatATGAAATATTGTACTGACCATATTTAATTTACAGTTATGTGAAATCTTAAGTCATTTATAATTTGATTATTACTATATTTAAAAGCATGTCAGTAATTTCAAGTGCTATTGCCCCACTTTTGTTGAATAGGGRAAAATATATGATTTTTCACAATATTTGTACTTTGTAGTTGAACTTGTGTCCTCAATTGTGaatacacctcagcaatttataactattttGCACCAGAAAGGTGAGTGTATATTTAAGCGGAAATCAACATTTTGCCCAATTATTCAACTAGAAATCTTATAAGaataataatttgtaaaaatgattTTAACAGCCAGTGGCTCTGGGGATGATTCAGGCTCCAGGTCCATCCATATCCAAGGAGGAGTTTATTCTGTTGGCTGGACGGATAAGGGTCCATCAGGTCATTAGGCATCTCCACCACTGCCTGCGCTGCCCCTCCAACCCAAGGCCTCTGAGGGCTGGACTAGCCCCTAGCCTCCTCTCACTGGCCAAAAGGTTACTGGACTTGAGTTGCTCTCTTCAGCTTGAGGAGCGTGAGAGGGCCTTTGTCCACAGGTGTCTTCAGGATTGCCTGTGATCTCTATACCAAAGAATCATTATGTGGAAACATTGAACATTTCAGCTCATTATGACACCACACAGATTTGactatagagatcctattaaattaattCCTAATTATATGGATTTGACTTACATCAcagcctacagtgccttcagaaagttttcataacccttgaccttttccacattttgttgtgttacacggtgggataaaaagaaatggtCAACTATttcacaaaatactctgtcaaagtggaagagaaattct harbors:
- the LOC111979036 gene encoding glutamate-rich protein 6 isoform X1, whose amino-acid sequence is MEAEVAGAQNQGWHMDGDGDVTTLPSEGEEQVRDTETDESSRLEQEPNEVFLLMDGHGLQDEYVQSFDCPPTPTSGFLGVLRYKRESQDQAPNPRNILPEPLRDSPVMCEYCGEKARPPLGPTFAEDPEIFCCAQYQQLCDMLAHERWLALQRPDQEDDATLPPNNQPTREEEELQAQARDREEHRKQEQERERLYQDTQSTLRSADTYTPFSRTISYQLSTCTAKEGQWTVTQHPGIEEDLEKENGDPLYDHESFEFGISPHQDGAQFLEKYYACGSKFLTVFPDGSAQVFYPSGFLALVIISDGRERVCIVHDDHSLGQPIRALFQSDGRATCYHGNGNVWLSLDASGGQCLNDAGARIRRWSWRGHSQTPTPLRPVFLSLNHSLGVRVLGQEHMFVSFLSAGQQAKFSVGACLQPVALGMIQAPGPSISKEEFILLAGRIRVHQVIRHLHHCLRCPSNPRPLRAGLAPSLLSLAKRLLDLSCSLQLEERERAFVHRCLQDCL
- the LOC111979036 gene encoding glutamate-rich protein 6 isoform X2 translates to MEAEVAGAQNQGWHMDGDGDVTTLPSEGEEQVRDTETDESSRLEQEPNEVFLLMDGHGLQDEYVQSFDCPPTPTSGFLGVLRYKRESQDQAPNPRNILPEPLRDSPVMCEYCGEKARPPLGPTFAEDPEYQQLCDMLAHERWLALQRPDQEDDATLPPNNQPTREEEELQAQARDREEHRKQEQERERLYQDTQSTLRSADTYTPFSRTISYQLSTCTAKEGQWTVTQHPGIEEDLEKENGDPLYDHESFEFGISPHQDGAQFLEKYYACGSKFLTVFPDGSAQVFYPSGFLALVIISDGRERVCIVHDDHSLGQPIRALFQSDGRATCYHGNGNVWLSLDASGGQCLNDAGARIRRWSWRGHSQTPTPLRPVFLSLNHSLGVRVLGQEHMFVSFLSAGQQAKFSVGACLQPVALGMIQAPGPSISKEEFILLAGRIRVHQVIRHLHHCLRCPSNPRPLRAGLAPSLLSLAKRLLDLSCSLQLEERERAFVHRCLQDCL